CCTGCACACAAAGCTTTTTCACCTGCCCCCTGAATAAACAGGCAGGCTATTTCATCGGAATTTTTCCAGTCTTCCAACACGGTTTTTAATTCTTCAATCATAGGCAATGAAAGAGAATTCAGTGTTTTTTCAGAATTAAGGGTAATGATTCCGACTTTGTTTTTTATTTCTGTAAGTAGTAAATTCATTTTTTAAGAGTTTAAATTAACGAATCTGTAAAGTAGCTCCTTCTTCCAGGATCTTTCTTGAAATAACGAGCTTCATAATCTCATTAGTACCTTCTACGACCTGATGTACTCTGGCATCACGCATGAGACGTTCTACAGGAAAATCCTGTGTACATCCATAACCACCTAATATCTGAAGGGCTTCATTGCATATATTAAAACACATATCGGTAGCCAGTCTTTTGGCCATTGCACAGTAAGTAGTCGCATTCGGATCTTTAGAATCGAGCTTAAAAGCTGCCAGCTGTACCATTTGTCGGGCAGCTACTAATTCTGTCGCCATATCTGCAATTTTAAACTGTAGAGATTGAAACTGAGCCAGTGATTTTCCAAATTGCTGTCTTTCATGCATATACTTCTGAGCCTGATTAATCGCTCCCTGAGCCGCTCCTACAGAGCAGGTTCCGATATTGATTCGGCCACCGTCCAATCCTTTCAGGGCAATTTTAAAGCCTTCCCCTAAGGTACCTAAAAGATATTTCTCATCTACTTCTACATGATCGAGAAATACAAAACGGGTAGGCTGGGTATTCCAACCTAGTTTTTTCTCCTTTTCTCCAAAGCTGATTCCCGGGTTGTTCGCAGGTACTACAAAGGCACTGATGCCTTTTGCACCGGAGTTCTCTGTACGAGCCATCACAATGAGCACATCGCTTTCGCCAGCTCCTGAAATAAAGGCTTTAGTACCATTAATGAGATATTTATTATCCTTTTTAACAGCTGTAGTTTTCAGACCTGCCGCATCAGA
This Chryseobacterium sp. G0162 DNA region includes the following protein-coding sequences:
- a CDS encoding acyl-CoA dehydrogenase family protein — its product is MEFNLSDEQLAFQDAARKFAEKELTPYASEWDAQKIFPRDAITKAGELGFCGVYTSEDAGGLGLSRLDAAIIFEELAAACPSTTAYITIHNMVSWMIDEFGNDEIRKEFCSKLASGALLGSYCLTEPGSGSDAAGLKTTAVKKDNKYLINGTKAFISGAGESDVLIVMARTENSGAKGISAFVVPANNPGISFGEKEKKLGWNTQPTRFVFLDHVEVDEKYLLGTLGEGFKIALKGLDGGRINIGTCSVGAAQGAINQAQKYMHERQQFGKSLAQFQSLQFKIADMATELVAARQMVQLAAFKLDSKDPNATTYCAMAKRLATDMCFNICNEALQILGGYGCTQDFPVERLMRDARVHQVVEGTNEIMKLVISRKILEEGATLQIR